In Anopheles arabiensis isolate DONGOLA chromosome 2, AaraD3, whole genome shotgun sequence, the genomic window AGCGCGTACATGCCCGCCTCCGTGCAGACGCCCTTCACCTCCGCACCGGACGCACCGGGCATCAGTTCCGCAATTTTGCGCAAATTAATACCACGCGTAAGGTTCATTTTGCGCGAGTGAATCTTCAGAATGTCCAGACGTGCCTCCTCGTTTGGTGGCGGGAATTCAATCTTACGATCGATGCGGCCGGGACGCAGCAGGGCCGGATCGAGGATGTCAATGCGGTTCGTCGCCATGATGACTTTGATGTTCTTGGTCGCCTCGAACCCGTCCAGCTGgttcagcagctccagcatCGTACGCTGTACCTCCGAGTCGCCACCGCTGCCCGACTCGATACGCGACGAACCGATGGAATCGATCTCGTCCATGAAGATGATAGAGGGTGCGTGCTCGCGCGCCATCACGAACAGCTCGCGCACCATACGCGAACCCTCACCGATGAACTTCTGCACCAGCTCCGAGCCGGACACTCGAATGAACGTACACTCGGTGTGGTGGGCGACGGCACGGGCCAGCAGTGTTTTGCCCGTTCCGGGCGGTCCGTACAGCAGCACACCCTTCGGCTGGGCGATACCGAGCGCATCGAACAGTTCCGGATGTTTTACCGGCAGCTCAATCACCTCCTTAATTTCCTTAATCTGCTTATCCAGACCGCCCACCATCTCGTACGTCGAGTCCGGGACCTTCTCCACCATCATGAGCGACACCAGCGGATCGACCTTGTTCGGCAGGATCTTGTGCAGGGTGTACGATTCGTTGCGCAGCGCCACACGGCAGTTTGGCGTCACGTCGTTGATGTCAATGTTTTTGTCAATGTCGACCACGAACTTGCCCTCCGGGTGTACCTTCACCAGGACCTTCTTCTTGTCCATCGGTTTCACCACCTCGCCGACGTAGCTGCCCTGCTCCTGCAGCAGCTGGAGCTCCTCCCGCAGCATCCTAACCTTGGCGTTCAGCTCATTGCGCTGGGCCTGCAGACGACGCAGGTTCTGGTTCTTCTCCGCCACGATGAGCTGCAGTTCCTCGATCTTCTGCACGAAATACGAACGGAATCCTTCCCCCCGCGGAGGGTCCACATCCATGGTACTTGTTTCACGCATTTTTACCtgtgaaaaacacaaaatttagCACAAATGCTTACGCGGTGAAGGAGTTGTGCTTACTTCTTGTTACACAGTACCGAATGAATGTTGCAAATCATCAACCACAATGAAACGTCAACCGCACACTTGACAGCGGGTAACGTTTCCACCTATCAAGCGTTACAATGCGTTACGCGTCGTTCGAAAATGGAGGAGTTTCCCGAGGTTCATGCATTATGACGTGCATTCACTTTGGGAGCCGTCTTCAAAATCCGTTCTGGAACGTTTCGGAAACAAAACGAAGGGAACACTTTTGCCCTTCgtacatttatttatgttgCGCTTATGTATAAATGAAAGCTACAGCTTTACCAGAAATGTAAGCATCTATACATACGATTAACCATACGATTCAAAAATGTAGCGCGGCCATTCAATCGTCCTTGGTGTTGTCAACCGCTATTCTAGATTTGAACACGCGCACCGCATTGTCGGAACCGCCGGAAAGGATGTACTTCGGGTTGGACCAATCGCATGCCAGCACCTTGTCCTCGTGGCCGATCAGCTCAAAGATCGGCGCCTTCGGTGAACGGTAGTCCCACAGCTTGACGCGATTGTCGTACGCACCGGACACGAACAGATACTCGTTTGTAGTGGACCAACGGCACGTCTGTACCCATTGCGAGTGTCCCAGGTAGGTGTTTTTCACAAAGTTGCCATCTAAAGGAAGAAGGGATTTAGTATGCGAAGGTTTCTTATTAACTTAAtcccttaaaaaaaaacttacgcTTTGATCGAGGATCGTACAGGCGAAGATTTTTGTCCGGCGAAGCGGTGATAATCATTCCATTCAACGGTGAATAGCTCAGATCGAAGAACGACTTGTTGCCGGTAAACTCCGTCTTAATGCCGCCCATCGACAGATCCCACAGCTTGATCGTGTGATCCCACGAGCACGTGGCAATCGTCGTGTTGTCGATCCATTGCACGCCCGATACAAACTCACGATGCCCGGCAAGTGTCACCACCGGCGTGCGCACGTTATCCTGCTCCAGCTTGGCCTTCTTCGTCGCGGACGGTTCCCCCTTGTCCGCCTGCAGCTCGGTGGACCAAATCTTCAGCATCGTGTCCATGCTGCCCGAAGCCATCTGCGTTTTGGCCGGGTTGACCGCAATGCAACCCACGCCACGCTCGTGCCCCTTACACACGTGCACACACTCCGCCGTGTTGGTCGTCATGTTCCACTCCCAGATCATGATCGTTTGGTCGTGGCTGGCGCTGGCAAACACGCCCGTCTGCTCGTTCAGCGATATCCAGGCCACTCCCTTCACTGCGGCGACATGCCCGGGAATGGTGAGTTTATGCTTGCCCTTCGTATTCCACAGATTGACCGTGTTGTCGTACGTGCCGGTCAGTATCCAGCCGTCCTTGGCCTGCACCGCCGACACCCAGTCGTCGTGCAGCAGACAATCCTGCGGCTGCGGTGCCGGGTAACGCTCCACGTACTCGAGCTCGATCGTATCTTCGAACGAAATGTCCCGCTCCTTCAAATGCTGCGACAGGGTCGATCGTACAAACTCTCCATTGAGCAGGAAATCGAACGCCACTTTAGCGCCTTGCTTGTTGCCCGCATCCTTCAGCACTGTGCCGAGCAGCGTATTTAGCTCCGAGCAACCAACGTTCGCACGGATCGAGTAGGGAACGTCCGGTACGGCATACCTGTGAAGTGAAGGAGGTAAGCGCGTTAACAACATGCGGCACCACCACCTAGTCCCGTGTCAAAGGCGCAATACGTACTGTTTCTGTTTGGTGGTGAAATGCACCTGCAACTGGCCCTCGGTTGCGCTGGTAATGTGCAGCGACATGTTGTGGAGTTATGTTTTGCAAATTAACATAAAAAGAACTGAGTTAAATGTTGGATTGTTTACGAAGTTGCGAAGCGACGAGCTGCACGCAcgtttctttattttgctttgctcACCCGCGTGCTTGACATTGGACAACGGCGGCTGTCAAAATGGAGTACAGTGTGGTGAGCGCAAAATGTGACACGCAAAAGTGCGACATAAataagttataaaaaaattaatttaccttACAGGGAAAATGATATTTCCGTTGTTTGTTGTCTTTGAAACACAATcctgaaaaaaatgttttatttcacttaATATGTAATATTCCGGTATGTCCTGCACAGCTTTCATGTCACTGTTTATGCCTTCGTGGACTCTTCTTCTcgacacaaacaaaagaaagcttCTTCATCCCCAAACACCAAGTGTGTCACACTAGGCAGTATTAGCAGAAAAGCTGTGATAATCCCCGTCTCCCTGCTCCAAAATGAAGCCTTGCCCACTGCAGAAAGAGGTGGACCTTGGGAAGGAAGTGGAACAAGTATAGAAAACCAGGGTTTAAGTTGCTTTCTTTACTTTCAGATCCAAACAACAAGCGACACGATCGCCTCTTTGCGGGAGCGCGTTAAGCGGATGGAGCGAAATTTGAACGATCCCAGCCTTCCCGAAGAACGAAGGCGTGAAATGGCACTGGAGCTGAAGGAAATCTCCAAACTGCTGGAAACGAACGAGGAGCAGCTGAAGAAAATGCACAAGGAAAACTCCAAATCGTTTGCCGTGGCTGCCTGCCTGTTCTTCATCTGTTTTCTCGTCTACGGCTTGTACGTGCTGGTGAATGGCGTCTGACCGGAACTTCCTGAAACACAAAATACACCACAACATGCGTCCCCAACCCCAGCGGGCTGGCGTGTAACCACAAACCCTCAAGGCGTGCGTGCGAGCGTGTTCAGGTGCTTACCCTTTTTGACAATTTTATTTCGCATTCGTTTCGTGTAGTATCTATCCGCTTGCAAAATCTGACTCAAACTTTTATAGTAAATGAACTTGTCTCTTATGGCTAAGGAGTTGAGGATGGTTGGTTTCAGTAAATGCGATCCGTCCAGCGTCGATCACAGCACCCGACTAGCGCCGACCGCGTCCGCGTCCACCACCCCGGCCGCCCCGCGGTCCACCGCGACCACCCCGCGTACCTCTGCCGCGACCGCGCGGCCCGCCCCGGTTCGCTTCCCGCTTCTTCGCGCGCGTCTTGGGCGCATCGTCGATCAGCAGCGTCTCCAGCGGCAAGCTGTCCGGCAGGATGTAGTAGCGAATGTTGTTGCCGCGGATGCTGAGCGAGTCCAGTGTGACCGGATCCCGGTTCTTTATCGTCATTTTGACCGCCTTCAGATGTGTGTTCATTGCGACATCCACGCCCGTGATCGTGCCGTGCACCTGTGTGCCATTCTTCAGCTCGATCGTCACCGTTTCGTGGCTCAGTTTCATCAGGAACCTGCCGGAGAGGGGGGAAAGCCAACACGGTCCGGTCAACATCACCGGCAACATTGGCATTCGTTTGAGGTTAGAACAAGCGTCCTGGGGCGCGGGACTCCTTTCGGGTTGGTTTACACCAAGGGGACAGGGTAAAAGTTGCTCGAAGCCTTTACTCACCTGACCAGTTTCATTGTGAAACGACTTTAGGGTGGTTTACTCTCGATATAGAAGGTATAAATGTTGTGGGAAAGTTTTCGCTCCAATTGTTGGGAAAAAGAACGCGAACCCTGGTACACTTTTTGTTGTAGCATAAACACACTTTTGACAGTTCCCAAGTAGCAAAAATGTTCTGCTTGACGCGCCAGTGACAGTTCTTTCTGGGCTGTTGGTAGACCACAAAGGCTAAATGTGATTTGTGtaatttatgaaaatttttgttttgtatttttagatCCTTTTAAATGAGTTGAATTTtctgaaaatttaaaacagcATTTTCAGCACAAATCGTGAGATTCTGATTGAAATTTTACCAGAGCACAATCCAGCAAATTTTGTGCAGTTATGTTCACGaacatttaaaattaacagtaaTGTGGCAATTGACTATGGTCACAAATGTCTTCAGTGtatttttcggttgaaattattatttcccatttcattttcattccagAGCTCCTGATAAAATGACATTAAGATGACATCGCTCATGCCCAACGGACACTCCCACTGTGCCGTCTCTCCTAGGGAAAGTGCTGCGAGCTAAACTGCCAAAAAGCAACCCGAACGGTGGAACGTACTCAAAACACAGCCCAACAGTCCTCTGCGTCCTTTGGCCCGTGGTGCTGCGAAAAAAGTCCCGTCAGGTTAGATAAACACCATTGCCCAAGAAAATTGCATCGCAAAAGCTTCATCCTGTATCGCACCGCCGGAAAGGTGTAATTTGCCATTCCGCTCGTGGGCGAACCGTGCCGTACATGCGAGCGCTCGGGCACCGAGAGAACGGCCGTCAGCTCCGTTGCGTGCGCTCGTGCGTGTGCGCGTAACCGAGACAGCTGCAGCGCGCTATCGCGCCGCACCGGCTACCAGAGCGAGCACGCAAGAGCAAcagaaaagcgagaaaaacagggagaaaaataaaatttcagcagcagcagcagtagcagcaccagcagcagcaaccagccagccagccagccagccagctccGTTCGTTTGCGTCTCGGTGTGTACACGCGCGACTAAAAAAGGTACAGGATTGCATCCCCGCCACTCGccctcctgtgtgtgtgtgccgtgctCTTGTGGCCTCGTGTGTAGGTGCGTCCTGTAGTTCCgcaaaatcaaaaactaaaaaaaacacacatagacCCCCAGAAGAAACCCGAACAACTAACCCGgaccgtgcgtgtgtgtgtgtttgtgcgctcgtgtgtgttTCTTGAGCGCCCAGTTCGTTCCAAACTTGTCGTTCCAAAGCCGCCTGTCCCCGCCGTGCTGCTCCATGCCCACTGTCGCCCGCGAGCAACCAAAACCAGTGCAGTGAAGGTAgccccaaaaaagggaaaaagcgCTGCAAGATTGGCTGGAACTACTTGCCTCCATCCCCCCTCCTGTGCCGTTCCGCCGTGAAGGGCACCGCACAGTCCTCCTCTCACCGTGCTTGTCTCGGAGTGTGTCGCAGAAGCGAAGAAAACTGTCTGGCCAAGGATGGGAGGTGGGAGGCCGCACCATTGCCCGGGGGCGCTCCATTTTCGACGGGGCGGGGGACAGGTGCAAGCTCAAAAAAAGGACCTTTCAGGTGTGGAGACGGGAATGGGGGAGGTCCCCCGGAATCGTTGTATTGCGTAGAAAAATACAGTGTCAAAATGTCCgtatccgtgtgtgtgtgtgtgtgtgtgtgtgacggagTAAGAGGAGCAGCAGGGAGGTGCAAAGAAGAGCTGCACCGTCGGTGTCTCCATACAGTACAGACGTGAAGACGTCGTCGGTGTGTCGTGTGTGTACTAGGCAACCTGCTTCATTGTAGGGCAGGCAAAGGGCAGGCTACTCCACaccgcacagacacacacacacacaatcttactcgcagtgtgtgtgaaatTTAGCTACAATTAGTAGCGCAGACGAGAAGAATCCCCAGGCCCAGTAAGACCGCACCGAGCCTACTAAGATCGAacggcagccgcagcagcagcagcagccccgaGACCTGTCAACTcaactcccctcccccccggtCCGCAGGGTGTTCGTGTTTTTAATGCGCCAACAGTTCCCCCCCCCGTCCCCGCTCGTTGTGTCAAAATCTGGGGTGGTTTTTCACCCAAACCGCTCTCGCTCCACCTGTCCCCTTATGTTCTCGTGGCcagaccgaccgaccgatccTACTGTCAGAtactctgtgtttgtgtgcttgtgtgtgtgaacgtgTATGAAGGTTCACCGGGAGCAGGTTTATCGGAAGCTGGGAATACTCTGTATCTAGTTTGTGCCgcatatgtatgtgtatgtgtgtgcccccccccccccccccttcatcACCTTCgggcagccagccagccgatACCACCAACTCCCTTGACAGCATCCCAATTTCACCCCTCTTTCACCCACCTCTtaaactctcacacacaatcATACACGCACACCGACACGTACATACACAGTGCCTTGGTGCGTTTGATCCCCGGGGGCGGTAAACTTACTTGggcgacatacacacacagcaccaaacaaaaaaagaagaaaagaacgtGAAATCGAGATAAAGTTGTGCCGCCCGCCTAAAACAAGATAAACGAGAGTGTGTCGAGGTGGAAGaaccgctgtgtgtgtgttcatgtgtgtgtgtgtggatcacAAAGTGACCTTAGGAAGAAAGTAGGAGTGTTAATTTAACGATGAAAACAAACGCATTCAGAGTGCAGTTGAATTTAAACGCGGGAGCTGTCCTGCCGGGTACGCAGAGTGTGCTTAGATCTGTTAGCCGAACctgtttttttgggaggggATCGTCCATAAAAAGTGACCTCGTggtggtctgtgtgtgtgtgttgagtgaTCGAACAAGAGATGCTCCAACCCACAAAGAGGGGGGTCACTGGGGGTTTTCCCACCGGAACCAGAAACAGAGGCTTTTGGCCGAggcgttgtgttgttttatctctttttttttactcagtgcatttttattgctgctgttgttgtttaaaaAGCAATgttgtttatctttttcttcttcttcttcttcttccttttgtaCCTGCCGCTTctacagatagagagagagagattgagagTGTGTACTGAAAACCCCCGACGGTAACAACACCTTCCCGTTTTCCCACCCCGCTCGAAGTCCTTCCAGAGAGTGTGTGTAGTTGTGCtctggtgtgtgttttagtaGTGTGTACGGGGTCGCGTTCTGGAGCGTGTTgtgccgtgtgcgtgtgtgtgatttgcgtTTCGTAAGCCGCGTAAAGTGTGCGTGCCGCGGTGCGTCGTAGTGTCGTAGTAAGTGCGGGCGCGTGAAAAGCCACCCGCCCCGATCcctcccaacaacaacaacaccccgCTACTGTCCCGCAAGAGTATACCCTAAACCACGGTTTTTACATCATCGCgaatgtggttgtgtgtgtaagtgcagaagaaagaaagcaaaaatactACAAAAAGGAATAGCGCAATTcctacaaaacaacacaaaccgtAGCCTGCTGTGTGTGACTGAACGCGTCCCGAGAACggcgtgtttttgtgtattagTGTccgtgtcagtgtgtgtgtgtgtgcgagtggttgtgtttgtgcgcgcgtAAAAGGTGCATGCAGTTGCAGGCGTaagttttgttgattttcaCAGGGTTTGTTTTGGGCCTGTTTTTCCGGTGCACGGGACTCCTGCAGAAGGAAAAAGTCCCGCCAGGGAAGGTTGTGGGAAATAATTGAAGCAGAAATTACGGGTGGTTCCGTTCATTACGATAACACATGCGTTCGAGTTGGTTGGACGTTGTGGGTAGCTCAAAGAAAAATACACCAAGCGGCAAATGTTTACGGTAGAAttgctcaaaaaaaaaaaaaaaagaaaaaaaaaacggcacatgAAACAAAGTAAGAGGAAGGTAAACATTGGAATGGTTCTGTTCGGTCGCTAAGTTTGATTTTACAACCAAAAATAATATCCACTATTGGCACTGACTCGCTCGAAAATGCACTCAGGGGTGTACCCTCTCCCGCctcccttttctttttgctggcACCACCTGGGTATGAGTTAATTTTTAACCTCACATTGCCGCACGGGCTGCTTAACGGTGCCGAAAATGTGAAACCGATCCACCTGCGTGTCTCGCCTTTGCTTTTGGTTTCATTTGAAAATCCGTGTTGGTCCAACCAACCACCTCCCCAACGGCCGTGCCAcgggtcacacacacacacacgggttgCAGCCCGGTTGGCCAAAGTGCCGACCGTTTGCCGCGCGACCACGCGCTATCGAAATGCCAAAATGTCACAGAGAAATTTTTGCTCAATTCTATAATTATCAGGCAAAAATCGTGTTTTTCTAGCTGCCTACCCTTCACCCTCTCGAACCCATGCATacgtgtgcttgtgtggtggtggtgggtgggaGGCAGTGTACGATGGCCGGGGTGGTGTAGTATATTTGCTTTTTAACCAACATAAACCTCCGGACACACAGCGAAATAGTAGTACCAGTAGTACCACCCCCTAACCTCCCCTCCCAAAACCCACCcaacggcaacaaaaaaagaaacctcatcatcatcatcgcgccACACCATCAACAGAGTCGATTTTTGTCGGTGCCGCCACCCCCCACCCACTAACTGTTGGTGCTTCTATGCCGCGctcctgcttcttcttccactTCTTCTTTTGAATTTGCCCCAAGGAAATGACATGCCAAACAGAGCAGTGCAGGAGCAGCGAATGAAAAACACAACCTCCAACCTTCTTTTTCTGACGGTGGTTGATGTGGGGGGATTGAGAGAGGGTGAGGGGAGTTTACACAGTGCGATAGAGGGGAAGTTGGTGGatacaacacacacccacagaaaaaaaaacgaagaaaaagtagaagaagagTGCACATTAAACTTAGACCGGCAGAGCCGAACGCGAGGGTGacaaaaatgagtttttcATACGCGCGAGAAGGAAACGCGAAACATCATGgccgatgttttttttccgtgTGCAAAAAGAGACACGGACACGGTAGCAAACGAAATAATCGTCAATGTGGGGCTGGCGGGAGAGGGATACAGAGGGAGGTAGAGGTGGGCCTACTAGGGGAAGCGAATTTTCTTTTCGACCATTTAATTCCGCGAGGGCATTTcgtcgggcggcggcggcggcggcacacTGGCAAATGTCCGCCAGGCCTGTGTGAAGCCCTCttcgtgttttgttgttgctgctgctgctgcgagtgGTAGTGGTGCCGGCATATTATTGCCATGTTGGGGTCGGGGAAGATCTTTTTGCGAcacaaagaaagagagagcgggaAGGCCTCAAGAATGGTATAATTTTTCCGTGCCGCCGGCCGAGTGAATCGGTGGAAAAGAGGGATGGGCGGCAAGTGCCAAGTGAAATAGGCGGGGAAATACAAACTGAAGCGAGCGAACGAACCAAACCGAAGATTGCCAGTGGTGTGTAGAGGAGTATcaaattattttacaaaaaaaaaaacaaaacaaaagtaaaaacaagaaTGCACAAAAAGCACGACAATATACACGGCATGCGGaggaatgaaaaacaaatgaaatttcaCGTTTTAATAGACGAAAGCAGCATAGAGTGTAAAAATACATTCGAATGGATCAGAAGCGGTAGGCGGTACCCTATCGTAGGAGTGAATTTCGACCatcgagggttttttttgagtttttggATGATTaatatgaagaagaagaagacagataacaagaaagataaaaaaggaTAATGAACAAATAATAATCGTTTCAATGAACGATTATATAAATAACCTTAAATCAATAAGTTCTATACGAAAACaacatataaataataaaaatagaagaaagttTGAAGAgataacaaaaatgaaaagtgaacaaaataataatcaaacatGAAAAGTAAATGAAACATACAAATCTTcatgaaaaaatacaatataCAACGAAAATCAAGTAGAAAACATAGCAATCAATctgcaaagaagaaaacataaacaatatgAAAGAGACACCAGAAAAGAGTGACAAACAGTTTTTTGACAACACATAGGATGAAACGCGAGACAGAAGCGAGAGTAGCAAACGACAACAAGCCAATCCCGAAGAACACAGAAACGGATAATACATCACGAAACAGAAACCGGAACATCGTTTGTCACTTATGTGGAAGTTTCCCATTTGCTTGGGGATGTTGTACTGTTGTGCCTTGGCAACAGAAGCGAAGAGCCAGGAAGGAGCCAGGAGCGTTATTGACTGACTGTGCCCTGACTGTGCGCTGCAATCAGATATCCCAACAACCtggctggttggttggctggctggcgatGGGGGCTCATATCGATAGAAAACTGCGGGATGGGATTTTCCAttccttgtgtgtgtgagaggatTTTGGGTCGTATGACGTTACCTACCCTCGGTCGATTGTACAATGTCGACTAGTAACGTTGCGTTGGGGCCCGCTCGCGTCTGGAGAAATGCCGTCGTCGTCTGTTGACGTTTCATTAGTACCGGTCTAACCGGTTTAATGGGCTTTCGGATCGGGTAATTAGGTACGTAAGTGGACGCGTATATCCTCGGGCCCAACCACTTGCCCAGCTTTCCCCAGCTTACACTGGATCTCTTCTCGGGGGTACCTGCGAAGGGGAAAATATCGGATGCTTCGA contains:
- the LOC120896889 gene encoding 26S proteasome regulatory subunit 8, whose translation is MRETSTMDVDPPRGEGFRSYFVQKIEELQLIVAEKNQNLRRLQAQRNELNAKVRMLREELQLLQEQGSYVGEVVKPMDKKKVLVKVHPEGKFVVDIDKNIDINDVTPNCRVALRNESYTLHKILPNKVDPLVSLMMVEKVPDSTYEMVGGLDKQIKEIKEVIELPVKHPELFDALGIAQPKGVLLYGPPGTGKTLLARAVAHHTECTFIRVSGSELVQKFIGEGSRMVRELFVMAREHAPSIIFMDEIDSIGSSRIESGSGGDSEVQRTMLELLNQLDGFEATKNIKVIMATNRIDILDPALLRPGRIDRKIEFPPPNEEARLDILKIHSRKMNLTRGINLRKIAELMPGASGAEVKGVCTEAGMYALRERRVHVTQEDFEMAVAKVMQKDSEKNMSIKKLWK
- the LOC120896888 gene encoding ribosome biogenesis protein WDR12 homolog codes for the protein MSLHITSATEGQLQVHFTTKQKQYAVPDVPYSIRANVGCSELNTLLGTVLKDAGNKQGAKVAFDFLLNGEFVRSTLSQHLKERDISFEDTIELEYVERYPAPQPQDCLLHDDWVSAVQAKDGWILTGTYDNTVNLWNTKGKHKLTIPGHVAAVKGVAWISLNEQTGVFASASHDQTIMIWEWNMTTNTAECVHVCKGHERGVGCIAVNPAKTQMASGSMDTMLKIWSTELQADKGEPSATKKAKLEQDNVRTPVVTLAGHREFVSGVQWIDNTTIATCSWDHTIKLWDLSMGGIKTEFTGNKSFFDLSYSPLNGMIITASPDKNLRLYDPRSKHGNFVKNTYLGHSQWVQTCRWSTTNEYLFVSGAYDNRVKLWDYRSPKAPIFELIGHEDKVLACDWSNPKYILSGGSDNAVRVFKSRIAVDNTKDD
- the LOC120897163 gene encoding uncharacterized protein LOC120897163 gives rise to the protein MKPCPLQKEIQTTSDTIASLRERVKRMERNLNDPSLPEERRREMALELKEISKLLETNEEQLKKMHKENSKSFAVAACLFFICFLVYGLYVLVNGV
- the LOC120897162 gene encoding probable small nuclear ribonucleoprotein Sm D1 yields the protein MKLVRFLMKLSHETVTIELKNGTQVHGTITGVDVAMNTHLKAVKMTIKNRDPVTLDSLSIRGNNIRYYILPDSLPLETLLIDDAPKTRAKKREANRGGPRGRGRGTRGGRGGPRGGRGGGRGRGRR